The following proteins are co-located in the Candidatus Thermoplasmatota archaeon genome:
- a CDS encoding radical SAM protein translates to MKKLKVYYPQPKFPAVSISGSKCILKCRHCNGFYLKNMLCADTAEKFIKLCRRLADKGTIGLLISGGYDKKGGLLNLNKIARALRKIKKETNLIINLHSGFVDRNILDGLADCIDIASVDIAGMRQIKEVFGLNKTPQDYLENIKLIKSYGIAVVPHLCIGFGEESRCLELLKELKPEIIVFIGFRQTEGAELDNFKEPKPKDWKNVIAYAKKIFPKAELALGCMRSRKNKEKVEMAALKAGVTRIVLPSKKTLEFASANNYKIKKFESCCALSERFEALVSP, encoded by the coding sequence ATGAAAAAACTCAAAGTTTATTACCCGCAGCCTAAATTTCCTGCTGTATCTATTTCAGGCAGTAAATGCATTCTCAAATGCAGGCACTGCAATGGGTTTTATTTAAAGAATATGCTGTGCGCTGATACCGCTGAAAAATTCATTAAATTATGCAGAAGACTTGCAGATAAAGGCACTATTGGGCTCTTGATAAGTGGCGGGTATGATAAAAAAGGTGGATTGCTGAATTTAAATAAAATTGCTAGAGCACTAAGGAAAATAAAAAAAGAGACTAATCTAATAATAAATCTTCATTCTGGGTTTGTTGATAGAAACATTCTTGATGGTCTAGCAGATTGTATCGATATTGCTTCTGTAGATATCGCTGGCATGCGCCAAATAAAAGAGGTATTTGGATTGAATAAAACACCTCAAGACTATCTGGAGAATATAAAATTAATAAAGAGTTATGGCATTGCTGTTGTGCCTCATTTGTGCATTGGGTTTGGAGAAGAGAGCCGCTGTCTCGAGCTGTTGAAAGAGCTTAAGCCTGAAATAATAGTTTTTATTGGTTTTCGACAAACTGAAGGTGCTGAGCTTGATAATTTTAAAGAGCCGAAGCCAAAAGATTGGAAGAATGTTATCGCTTACGCTAAAAAAATATTTCCAAAAGCTGAACTTGCGCTTGGCTGCATGCGCTCTAGGAAGAATAAAGAAAAGGTAGAAATGGCAGCGCTCAAAGCCGGAGTTACAAGGATAGTATTGCCTTCTAAAAAGACTTTAGAGTTTGCAAGCGCGAATAATTATAAAATAAAAAAATTTGAGAGTTGTTGCGCTTTGTCTGAAAGGTTTGAGGCTTTAGTAAGTCCATAA
- a CDS encoding lipoate protein ligase C-terminal domain-containing protein encodes MELKSGILSASLKVEGGKLIKCSLEVKNSVILSAKITGDFFMHPEEKIEDLENLLRGLKLEEEKIRKALSDFYAGNVLVVGASTEDFVKLIMSAR; translated from the coding sequence ATGGAACTAAAGAGTGGAATTTTAAGCGCTAGTCTGAAAGTTGAGGGTGGCAAATTAATTAAATGCTCATTAGAAGTAAAAAATTCTGTGATTCTGAGTGCTAAAATTACAGGCGACTTTTTCATGCATCCTGAAGAGAAGATTGAAGATTTGGAGAACTTACTGAGAGGCTTAAAGTTAGAAGAAGAAAAGATTCGCAAAGCGCTTTCGGATTTTTATGCTGGCAACGTGCTTGTTGTCGGCGCTTCAACTGAGGATTTTGTTAAGTTGATAATGAGCGCAAGATGA
- a CDS encoding biotin/lipoate A/B protein ligase family protein, which produces MEVWRLLLTGSKDAFTNMAIEEAVLLEIAAGKSKPTVRFFTWLPSAVSIGYFQGINEEVDLEACKLSKVDVVRRITGGGAVYHDTEGEITYSVSVPESNAKIPKNILDSYAVLCKGLVEGFKILGLNAEFKPVNDILVSGKKISGSAHTRKLNTILQHGTILCDVNPKLMFSLLKVPDEKMRDKLIRSAEERVTSIKRELGEADRNKVVNAMIKGFENALDIELEEGFLTKDELELATKLRDEKYGTKEWNFKR; this is translated from the coding sequence ATGGAAGTTTGGCGCTTGCTACTTACAGGCTCTAAAGATGCTTTTACTAACATGGCAATTGAGGAGGCTGTGCTGCTGGAAATTGCAGCTGGTAAATCAAAACCTACAGTGCGCTTCTTTACATGGCTTCCATCTGCAGTCTCAATAGGCTATTTTCAAGGTATAAATGAAGAGGTAGATTTGGAAGCTTGTAAATTGAGTAAAGTAGATGTAGTAAGGAGAATAACAGGTGGAGGAGCTGTTTATCACGACACTGAAGGCGAGATTACTTATTCTGTTAGCGTACCAGAAAGCAATGCAAAGATACCTAAAAATATTCTTGACTCTTATGCTGTTCTTTGTAAAGGATTGGTTGAGGGGTTCAAGATTTTGGGGCTAAATGCAGAATTCAAGCCTGTCAATGATATTCTCGTTAGCGGCAAGAAGATTTCAGGCTCTGCCCATACAAGAAAGCTCAATACTATTCTGCAGCACGGCACAATACTTTGCGATGTAAATCCAAAGCTAATGTTCTCTCTGCTTAAAGTACCTGACGAGAAAATGCGTGATAAATTGATCCGGAGCGCTGAGGAAAGGGTTACTTCTATTAAAAGGGAGCTTGGCGAAGCTGACAGAAATAAAGTTGTGAATGCAATGATAAAAGGGTTTGAGAATGCTTTGGATATAGAGCTGGAAGAAGGCTTTTTAACTAAAGATGAGTTGGAGCTAGCCACTAAGCTAAGGGATGAGAAATATGGAACTAAAGAGTGGAATTTTAAGCGCTAG
- a CDS encoding radical SAM protein yields the protein MKIKLSLGSAIMLGLVDGKIAVPQQTLYLMLGKQCIANCKFCAQAISSKADKKFLSRVTWPEFELEKLLEKLQINKAVKRLCIQTLRYPALLQDLIYLIKELRYRSNILISACVNPLNRQELLKLREAGVSNVGIGLDCATEELFYKLKPGAGGWEEYIIGIKDAIDIFGATTVHLIAGVGESDFDLINTIWKLNDLGAVVALFSYTPLEGIKLKLGWPEVKRYRAIQLARWLITNNIAKLDDFKFEKGKLVRISIEKEVIERKISSGKPFQTSGCSYCTRPFYNERVMGPLYNYPKELSKNEIVAAKEDLKDYGVFS from the coding sequence ATGAAAATCAAACTTTCTCTGGGCTCGGCAATTATGCTTGGACTTGTTGATGGAAAAATTGCAGTTCCTCAGCAAACTCTCTATCTAATGCTTGGGAAGCAATGCATTGCAAATTGCAAGTTTTGCGCGCAAGCTATTTCTAGTAAAGCAGATAAAAAATTCCTTTCAAGAGTTACATGGCCTGAGTTCGAGCTTGAAAAGCTCTTAGAAAAATTACAAATTAACAAAGCAGTAAAGAGACTTTGCATTCAAACTCTAAGATATCCTGCACTTTTGCAAGACCTTATCTACTTGATTAAAGAATTGCGTTATAGAAGTAATATTTTGATATCTGCTTGTGTAAATCCTTTGAATAGGCAAGAGCTTCTGAAACTTAGAGAGGCGGGTGTGAGTAACGTTGGTATTGGTTTGGATTGTGCCACTGAAGAGCTGTTTTATAAACTAAAGCCTGGAGCAGGCGGCTGGGAAGAATATATAATCGGAATAAAAGATGCTATTGATATTTTTGGCGCTACAACTGTGCATTTAATTGCAGGGGTAGGTGAAAGTGATTTTGATTTGATAAATACGATTTGGAAACTCAATGACTTAGGAGCAGTGGTTGCGCTTTTCTCATACACACCTCTAGAAGGTATTAAGTTAAAGCTTGGCTGGCCTGAGGTTAAGCGCTACAGAGCTATTCAACTTGCACGATGGCTTATCACAAATAATATTGCAAAACTAGATGATTTTAAGTTTGAAAAAGGCAAGCTTGTAAGAATTTCTATAGAGAAAGAAGTTATTGAGCGCAAAATAAGTTCAGGTAAGCCTTTTCAAACAAGCGGCTGCAGCTACTGCACAAGACCTTTTTATAACGAGCGTGTTATGGGACCTTTATACAATTATCCTAAAGAGTTGAGCAAGAATGAAATAGTAGCGGCGAAAGAAGACCTGAAAGATTACGGAGTTTTTAGTTAG